A region of Acidimicrobiales bacterium DNA encodes the following proteins:
- a CDS encoding LLM class flavin-dependent oxidoreductase — protein VLVAARGPRMLELAGELADIVHIAAPFLGERYIDGCIERIATGAARARRRLDDLEIDLSLSAAVLEDGEEARRLAKVVTAYGIIWMAGVERYARQRPSWTVPDELAVPGELVERLATSWDMWSGDPLPDECAALMDDAVLALFGVAGTPAECAPRLRALLARHPEVTGLRLKLPPLSGPTSAPGYGALVEGVAAALADA, from the coding sequence GTCCTCGTCGCGGCGCGCGGCCCGAGGATGCTCGAGCTCGCCGGCGAGCTCGCCGACATCGTCCACATCGCCGCCCCCTTCCTCGGCGAGCGCTACATCGACGGCTGCATCGAGCGCATCGCGACCGGCGCCGCTCGCGCCCGACGCCGGCTCGACGACCTCGAGATCGACCTCAGCCTCTCGGCCGCCGTGCTCGAGGACGGCGAGGAGGCCCGCCGGCTCGCCAAGGTCGTCACCGCCTACGGCATCATCTGGATGGCCGGCGTCGAGCGCTACGCCCGCCAGCGGCCGAGCTGGACCGTGCCCGACGAGCTCGCCGTGCCCGGCGAGCTCGTCGAGCGCCTCGCGACGAGCTGGGACATGTGGAGCGGCGACCCGCTGCCCGACGAGTGCGCGGCGCTGATGGACGACGCCGTCCTCGCCCTCTTCGGGGTGGCCGGCACCCCCGCAGAGTGCGCGCCGAGGCTGCGGGCGCTGCTCGCGCGCCACCCCGAGGTCACCGGGCTGCGCCTGAAGCTGCCGCCGCTGAGCGGGCCGACGAGCGCCCCCGGCTACGGCGCGCTCGTCGAGGGCGTCGCCGCCGCACTGGCGGACGCCTGA
- a CDS encoding glycoside hydrolase family 16 protein, giving the protein MRVLDVRFASGRQLGAGWRTCYPWSCTIATSGEVEWYQAANVTVRSSALALTARAQRVHGRPFTSGMVQSRRGFDFRYGLVVVTAKVPVVPGAWPALWMLPADGTWPPEIDIMEFYGSAPGSIIQTLHLGADDRIDQQVVRVASLGTRFHRFAVDWEPHSVTWFVDGRRTFQVRASLPVTMYLLADLAVQAGTVPSSPSYPASFEVRSIEVFQHPGVGSVECAMPACAG; this is encoded by the coding sequence GTGCGCGTCCTCGACGTGCGCTTCGCGAGCGGCCGCCAGCTCGGCGCCGGCTGGCGGACCTGCTACCCGTGGTCGTGCACGATCGCGACGAGCGGCGAGGTCGAGTGGTACCAGGCGGCGAACGTCACGGTGCGCTCCTCGGCGCTCGCGCTGACCGCCCGGGCGCAGCGGGTCCACGGCCGGCCGTTCACCTCGGGCATGGTCCAGTCTCGGCGCGGCTTCGACTTCCGCTACGGGCTCGTCGTCGTCACGGCGAAGGTGCCCGTCGTCCCGGGCGCCTGGCCGGCGCTGTGGATGCTGCCCGCCGATGGCACGTGGCCTCCCGAGATCGACATCATGGAGTTCTACGGCTCCGCTCCGGGGTCGATCATCCAGACGCTGCATCTCGGCGCCGACGACCGCATCGACCAGCAGGTGGTGCGGGTCGCCTCGCTCGGGACGCGCTTCCACCGCTTCGCCGTCGACTGGGAACCGCACTCGGTCACCTGGTTCGTCGACGGGCGCAGGACCTTCCAGGTGCGCGCCAGCCTCCCCGTCACGATGTACCTCCTCGCCGACCTGGCCGTGCAGGCCGGGACCGTGCCTTCGAGCCCGAGCTACCCGGCGTCGTTCGAGGTGCGCTCGATCGAGGTCTTCCAGCACCCGGGCGTCGGCAGCGTCGAGTGCGCCATGCCGGCCTGCGCCGGCTGA
- a CDS encoding NUDIX domain-containing protein → MAADALLVVLASVRPSGPGEARALARLEALARGGDPWARSRPLHATASALVVDERGGRVLLRYHERLGQLAQVGGHAEAGEDDPYAVARREALEETGLADLVAWPEPGAPRPVQVQVVPARAHADERAHEHADVRYLLATALPDTSRPERPGAALVWLPFDRAAAAVSDPGLRRLVRLAARLAASRREARAERPARA, encoded by the coding sequence GTGGCCGCAGACGCCCTCCTCGTGGTCCTGGCGAGCGTGCGCCCCAGCGGGCCGGGCGAGGCCCGCGCCCTCGCCCGACTCGAAGCCCTGGCGCGAGGCGGCGACCCGTGGGCCCGCTCTCGCCCACTGCACGCGACCGCCTCGGCCCTCGTCGTCGACGAGCGAGGTGGGCGCGTCCTCCTCCGCTACCACGAGCGCCTCGGCCAGCTCGCGCAGGTGGGCGGGCACGCCGAGGCAGGCGAGGACGACCCCTACGCCGTCGCGAGGCGGGAGGCACTCGAGGAGACGGGCCTCGCGGACCTCGTCGCCTGGCCGGAGCCGGGCGCGCCCCGGCCGGTCCAGGTCCAGGTGGTGCCTGCGAGGGCGCACGCCGACGAGCGAGCGCACGAGCACGCGGACGTGCGCTACCTGCTCGCCACGGCTCTCCCCGACACGAGCCGCCCCGAGCGTCCCGGCGCGGCGCTCGTGTGGCTCCCGTTCGACCGGGCGGCCGCCGCGGTCTCGGACCCGGGGCTGCGCCGGCTGGTGCGCCTCGCTGCACGCCTCGCCGCCTCGCGCCGCGAGGCGCGAGCGGAGCGGCCGGCCCGCGCCTGA
- a CDS encoding maleylpyruvate isomerase family mycothiol-dependent enzyme gives MTAGSRERFVEASAYLLEVAAEVASDQWSLPALGEWSVRDLLGHASRALSTVTEYLGQPAERAELTAAGYLVAASGADRAAIAARGREAAVALGDDPVAQLRAVAAAAASAVAGADDDALVGTRAGGMRLDDYLPTRTVELVVHGLDLAAAIGSRATPPSGALGEVLHLLVDAACAQGRGVELCRALTGRSAAPVVVLA, from the coding sequence GTGACAGCTGGTTCCCGGGAGCGGTTCGTCGAAGCCTCGGCCTACCTCCTCGAGGTGGCCGCCGAGGTGGCGAGCGACCAGTGGTCGCTGCCCGCCCTCGGGGAGTGGAGCGTTCGGGACCTGCTCGGCCACGCGAGCAGGGCGCTGTCGACGGTGACCGAGTACCTCGGGCAGCCCGCCGAGCGCGCCGAGCTCACCGCTGCGGGCTACCTGGTGGCCGCCTCCGGTGCCGACCGGGCGGCGATCGCGGCTCGCGGCCGCGAGGCGGCCGTCGCGCTCGGCGACGACCCCGTGGCGCAGCTCCGGGCGGTCGCCGCGGCGGCCGCGAGCGCGGTCGCGGGCGCCGACGACGACGCGCTCGTCGGGACGCGCGCGGGTGGCATGCGCCTCGACGACTACCTCCCGACGCGCACGGTCGAGCTCGTCGTCCACGGCCTCGATCTCGCTGCGGCCATCGGCTCGCGCGCCACCCCGCCCTCGGGCGCGCTCGGGGAGGTGCTCCACCTCCTGGTCGACGCCGCGTGCGCGCAGGGGCGCGGCGTCGAGCTGTGCAGGGCCCTGACGGGGAGGTCCGCCGCGCCGGTCGTCGTTCTCGCCTGA
- a CDS encoding L,D-transpeptidase family protein yields MARQWVRSAARLGLAAALGAVVAGVAVYAATDVHAGPPPGLRRRPSATARDGETSSTTSGSTAASPPLRVLGVAPPDGATGVAGSTPIEIDLSAAPARDSALPTISPHVPGRWDVSGTTLRFVPSEPFLPLTDVTVTVPAGPQGLTGADGASLAEAVVTHFTVRNGSVLRLQELLSLLDYSPLAFTSAAPEPAASDEPAQRAALFDPPRGRFAWRNAGWPVQLLRLWRPGADNVMTRGLVMSFQADHGLTPNGQLTEALWASLLGALASGDVNTGGYNYALANQQPPETLTIWHDGTIVLRSAANTGIPQSPTADGTFPVYSRLRSQVMTGTNPDGSHYADPVQYVAYFNGGDAVHYLPRAEYGIPQSLGCIELPLQAAAQAWPYLAYGTLVTVIN; encoded by the coding sequence GTGGCACGCCAGTGGGTGAGGAGCGCCGCCCGGCTCGGGCTCGCGGCAGCGCTCGGCGCGGTGGTCGCCGGGGTCGCCGTCTACGCGGCGACCGACGTCCATGCCGGCCCGCCGCCAGGGCTCAGGCGCCGGCCGAGCGCCACGGCGCGGGACGGGGAGACGAGCTCGACGACCTCGGGCTCGACGGCGGCCAGCCCGCCGCTTCGCGTCCTTGGTGTCGCACCACCCGACGGCGCGACGGGCGTCGCCGGCAGCACTCCCATCGAGATCGACCTGTCGGCGGCACCGGCGCGGGACAGCGCGCTGCCGACCATCTCGCCGCACGTGCCCGGCCGCTGGGACGTGAGCGGGACGACGCTCCGCTTCGTGCCGAGCGAGCCGTTCCTCCCGCTCACCGACGTCACGGTCACGGTCCCCGCCGGACCGCAGGGCCTGACCGGCGCCGACGGGGCCAGCCTCGCCGAGGCGGTCGTGACGCACTTCACCGTGCGCAACGGCTCGGTGCTGCGGCTCCAGGAGCTCCTCTCCCTGCTCGACTACTCGCCGCTCGCCTTCACGTCGGCAGCACCCGAGCCCGCCGCGTCCGACGAGCCAGCCCAGCGAGCGGCCCTCTTCGACCCGCCGCGCGGCCGCTTCGCGTGGCGCAACGCCGGCTGGCCGGTCCAGCTCCTGCGGCTGTGGCGCCCCGGGGCGGACAACGTGATGACCCGCGGGCTCGTCATGTCGTTCCAGGCCGACCACGGGCTCACGCCCAACGGCCAGCTGACGGAGGCGCTGTGGGCGAGCCTGCTCGGCGCCCTCGCCTCCGGTGACGTGAACACCGGGGGCTACAACTACGCCCTCGCGAACCAGCAGCCCCCCGAGACGCTCACCATCTGGCACGACGGCACCATCGTGCTGCGCAGCGCTGCCAACACGGGCATCCCCCAGTCCCCGACCGCGGACGGGACCTTCCCCGTCTACTCCCGGCTGCGCAGCCAGGTCATGACCGGGACCAACCCCGACGGCTCGCACTACGCCGATCCGGTGCAGTACGTCGCGTACTTCAACGGCGGCGACGCCGTGCACTACCTCCCGCGAGCCGAGTACGGAATCCCCCAGAGCCTCGGGTGCATCGAGCTCCCGCTCCAGGCCGCTGCCCAGGCCTGGCCCTACCTCGCGTACGGCACGCTCGTCACGGTCATCAACTGA
- a CDS encoding SRPBCC domain-containing protein, whose translation MHAIRHHVGVNAPIGEVYAAFASRAGLAGWWTRDVRGEEHPGGRLAFGFGGPEPAAVMEVAELDPPSLVRWRCVEGPDEWRGTSLSFELTNDGAETAVLFTHDGWRDAGVFLHHCSTKWAYFLLGLKSGFEGGAATPWPDDAPVSRWG comes from the coding sequence ATGCACGCCATCCGCCACCACGTGGGGGTGAACGCCCCGATCGGCGAGGTCTACGCGGCGTTCGCCAGCCGTGCCGGCCTGGCCGGCTGGTGGACGCGAGACGTCCGGGGCGAGGAGCACCCGGGCGGACGGCTCGCCTTCGGCTTCGGGGGCCCCGAGCCCGCCGCCGTCATGGAGGTCGCCGAGCTCGACCCGCCGTCGCTCGTGCGCTGGCGCTGCGTCGAGGGGCCAGACGAGTGGCGGGGCACCTCGCTCAGCTTCGAGCTGACGAACGACGGTGCCGAGACGGCGGTGCTGTTCACCCACGACGGCTGGCGCGACGCGGGGGTGTTCCTGCACCACTGCAGCACGAAGTGGGCGTACTTCCTCCTCGGCCTCAAGTCGGGCTTCGAGGGGGGCGCGGCGACCCCCTGGCCGGACGACGCGCCCGTGAGCCGCTGGGGCTGA
- a CDS encoding SRPBCC domain-containing protein, with product MAADSGALAIEHEVVIEAPIEVVWRLVTRADGLERWLADRVELDARPQGRGRFVFLGDDEVARVVPVVVEAVEAPRRFAFRWSRPEDGEPQPGSSLSVELTLVAEGPERTRVRVVEHGLESLGWSRADKDRYVDEHRSGWSRLLDRLAGLARRPGA from the coding sequence GTGGCCGCCGACTCGGGCGCGCTCGCGATCGAGCACGAGGTGGTGATCGAGGCGCCGATCGAGGTGGTGTGGCGCCTGGTCACCCGAGCCGACGGGCTCGAGCGGTGGCTGGCCGACAGAGTCGAGCTCGACGCCCGGCCCCAAGGGCGCGGCCGGTTCGTGTTCCTCGGCGACGACGAGGTCGCGAGGGTCGTCCCGGTCGTCGTGGAGGCAGTCGAGGCGCCGCGGCGCTTCGCCTTCCGGTGGAGCCGCCCCGAGGACGGCGAACCCCAACCGGGCAGCTCGCTCTCCGTCGAGCTCACCCTCGTCGCCGAGGGCCCGGAGCGGACGCGCGTGCGCGTCGTCGAGCACGGCCTCGAGTCGCTCGGCTGGTCGAGGGCGGACAAGGACCGCTACGTCGACGAGCACCGCAGCGGCTGGTCACGCCTGCTCGACCGCCTCGCCGGGCTGGCGCGCCGGCCCGGGGCGTGA
- a CDS encoding metalloregulator ArsR/SmtB family transcription factor — protein sequence MAPDDDLWAAVADPSRRRVLDLLVRDGEATASSLAARLPLSRQAVSKHLGVLEAAGLLERRRHGREVRYRVVPAQLDAATRALAELATDWSERLAALKRLAEAQGAADANAS from the coding sequence GTGGCGCCGGACGACGACCTCTGGGCGGCCGTCGCCGACCCGTCGCGCCGGCGCGTCCTCGACCTCCTCGTGCGCGACGGCGAGGCGACGGCCAGTTCGCTCGCGGCCCGGCTGCCGCTCTCGCGCCAGGCGGTGAGCAAGCACCTCGGCGTCCTCGAGGCCGCCGGACTCCTCGAGCGCCGCCGCCACGGTCGCGAGGTCCGCTACCGCGTCGTCCCCGCGCAGCTCGACGCCGCGACGCGCGCGCTCGCCGAGCTCGCGACCGACTGGAGCGAGCGGCTCGCCGCCTTGAAGCGGCTCGCGGAAGCCCAGGGCGCCGCGGACGCGAACGCCTCGTGA